Genomic window (Armatimonadota bacterium):
TTGACGCGATTGTTCAGACGGACCGAACCCGCGAAAATCGTCGCGGACCCTCCGACGATCGTCAACGACGCCGGATGGCAGCTCATCCACAGCGAGGACGCCGAGTCCTTCCGCGCGTGGCTCGGCAAAGACTCCGAAGGGCTTCCCTTCGAGCCCGGTCAGATGCCTTCGCTCGGGTCGCACGTCCTCATCGAATTGTTCGGATGTGACAAGCGGAGCCTCGAACAGGAGTCGTCCGTCGGGACGGCCATGCGCACCGCCGCCGTCGAGAGCAAGGCGACGGTCGTGGCGGAATCATTCCACGAGTTCAAGCCGTGGGGCGTCTCCGGGGCCGTGATCATCCAAGAGTCGCACTACACCGTCCACACTTGGCCCGAGCACGGCTATGCCGCCGTCGACCTGTTCTACTGTGGCGGCACCGTCCATGTCGACCGCGCCGTCGACGTCCTGCGGGAACGGTTCCGTCCCT
Coding sequences:
- the speD gene encoding adenosylmethionine decarboxylase, encoding MPSLGSHVLIELFGCDKRSLEQESSVGTAMRTAAVESKATVVAESFHEFKPWGVSGAVIIQESHYTVHTWPEHGYAAVDLFYCGGTVHVDRAVDVLRERFRPSKIKFLVVRRGIQSEVEG